A DNA window from Paraburkholderia hospita contains the following coding sequences:
- a CDS encoding GGDEF domain-containing protein, translating to MTTEQEFQQHHLARTRSSLRTTLIFCGFFYVAFALTDAAVLGYTRETAMLLFARLLVAITAACGLYLVRRHPTSILLLRLTATAAEIVGMSTFMLIVWHRPAEVPWHAMSICIMLIVVYIFIPNRLVISLGVAVATTASFIAIVVSIGTLRPADLLTMSMLLLLANSFGLVAARRYHRIWREEHRVQSLLIHLSVRDHLTGCYNRRYLNEVLLKTELARSRHQGLPFAVILCDIDHFKSINDTYGHLAGDAVLRTFSTVLQTTTRQEVDSVVRYGGEEFLVLLPRTDRAGAETLADRLRHTFAQTPAEWADQSVSATASFGVLAIDARDGPVSDEAIFAAVDKLLYRAKRAGRNKVQSGVLVQSRNAFQG from the coding sequence GTGACGACTGAGCAGGAATTTCAGCAGCATCATCTGGCGAGGACCAGATCGTCTTTACGTACAACCCTGATATTCTGCGGTTTCTTCTATGTCGCATTTGCACTGACAGATGCTGCTGTGCTCGGCTACACACGCGAGACAGCCATGCTCCTCTTTGCCCGGCTGCTGGTAGCCATCACGGCAGCGTGTGGACTTTACCTGGTTCGCAGGCACCCGACGTCAATCCTGTTGCTCCGGCTTACCGCGACCGCGGCCGAAATCGTCGGAATGAGCACATTCATGCTCATTGTCTGGCATCGCCCGGCGGAGGTGCCCTGGCATGCAATGTCAATATGCATCATGTTGATCGTCGTGTACATTTTCATTCCTAACCGCCTGGTCATTTCGCTTGGTGTCGCCGTCGCAACGACCGCGAGCTTTATCGCAATCGTTGTGAGCATCGGCACATTGAGGCCCGCCGACCTGCTGACCATGTCGATGCTGCTGTTGCTGGCGAACAGCTTCGGACTTGTCGCGGCACGCCGCTATCACCGGATCTGGCGGGAGGAGCACCGTGTCCAGTCACTACTGATCCATCTTTCCGTTCGTGACCATCTGACAGGCTGCTATAACCGCCGATACCTGAACGAAGTTCTGCTCAAGACGGAACTGGCCCGTTCCCGGCATCAAGGGTTGCCCTTTGCGGTGATCCTCTGCGATATTGACCACTTCAAGTCGATCAACGACACCTATGGGCACCTTGCTGGAGACGCGGTGTTACGCACTTTCTCGACCGTGCTTCAGACCACGACGCGACAAGAGGTCGATAGTGTGGTTCGCTATGGGGGAGAAGAATTCCTCGTCCTGCTGCCGCGGACGGATCGCGCCGGAGCTGAAACGCTCGCGGATCGTTTGAGACACACCTTCGCGCAGACCCCGGCCGAATGGGCTGATCAATCGGTATCGGCGACGGCCAGCTTTGGGGTATTGGCGATCGACGCCAGAGACGGCCCGGTGTCCGATGAGGCCATTTTCGCCGCTGTCGATAAACTGCTCTATCGAGCAAAGAGAGCTGGAAGGAACAAGGTCCAAAGCGGCGTGCTGGTTCAAAGCCGCAACGCGTTTCAGGGATAG
- a CDS encoding bifunctional diguanylate cyclase/phosphodiesterase, producing MIRFSSSLFSRPALFICAGIGITLATTGVTVASLYEMRLDAMAQARVAAQNLVISLQNDIERNLDIYRLAMQEVATSVGTPSIVRLPPEVRQLVAFGSATNAKELGSLFATDATGKLVLDSRSVMPRKLNVSGRDYFQIQWHQKNAGLYISAPYLPYTAASGLPQPHIALSRRLEDKNGDFAGIVGGTLRLSYFRQLFEHSILGRHDTITLLRTDGTVLMRQPFHEGDIGKSLAGGHSFGPLVQADNGSYTDIAVLDHIERLYTFRRVGSYPLVVVVGFATDDIFAGWRKRAIAVGIVSVILNVLLILLSLMFSRQLRKRLNMERRLQRLAWFDPLTGLPNRTQLQREALRMLTNGKRNGSTLAVLFIDLDRFKRVNDTQGHAVGDEVLSEIARRIKNQIHTGDVIGRLGGDEFLGVLQECDVLKAKHVAERILRTVYQPILINTKQDTRITISASIGIALSPHDGEEPDILLRNADLAMYRAKSSGRNQLRFYAPEYEREAKEQLELEIALQRALRGNALNVVYQPKVDATGVLRGVEALVRWDNDGQGSIAPDRFIAIAEESGLIAEMDAWVMGEACRQLAEWRAEGLEIPNMSVNVCAADFKRPDYPGFVTDTLQSHGLLAADLTLEMTERVLFDESVDDIRKTLDAIQAIGIALSIDDFGTGYSSLSYLHRFAVKELKIDKSFVQGIGRDKMAESLAQTLIHIGEILKLTVTAEGVETHAQRDFLGAHGCHLYQGFLFSRPLAPRDFARWVGTHRRCPTPGDAGTRAPYLELSLPAMSDPHQAGHLSG from the coding sequence ATGATTCGATTTTCAAGCTCCCTTTTTAGCCGGCCGGCGCTGTTCATCTGCGCCGGAATTGGAATCACGCTCGCGACCACGGGGGTCACGGTTGCCTCGCTTTACGAGATGAGGCTCGACGCGATGGCGCAGGCGCGCGTTGCCGCCCAGAATCTGGTGATCTCGCTGCAAAACGATATCGAGCGCAATCTCGACATTTACCGGCTCGCCATGCAAGAGGTCGCGACAAGTGTCGGGACGCCCAGCATCGTACGGCTACCGCCCGAAGTCCGGCAGCTCGTCGCGTTCGGTTCGGCCACCAATGCGAAGGAACTGGGTTCCCTGTTTGCGACGGATGCAACGGGCAAGCTCGTGCTTGACTCGCGTTCGGTTATGCCGCGAAAGCTCAATGTAAGTGGCCGAGATTACTTCCAGATTCAGTGGCACCAGAAGAATGCCGGCCTGTACATCAGCGCGCCCTACCTGCCGTACACCGCCGCCTCCGGACTGCCACAGCCGCATATCGCGCTAAGTCGGCGACTCGAGGACAAGAACGGCGATTTCGCGGGTATTGTCGGCGGTACGCTGCGACTGAGCTATTTCCGGCAACTTTTCGAACACTCCATACTGGGCCGGCACGACACGATTACGCTACTGCGCACGGACGGAACGGTTCTCATGCGCCAACCGTTTCACGAGGGTGACATCGGCAAGTCTCTCGCGGGCGGTCATTCTTTCGGGCCGCTTGTGCAAGCCGATAACGGCAGCTATACAGACATAGCCGTGCTCGACCACATCGAGCGCCTGTATACGTTCCGCCGCGTCGGAAGCTATCCGCTCGTCGTCGTCGTTGGCTTTGCGACGGACGACATCTTCGCAGGATGGCGCAAACGGGCGATCGCAGTTGGTATCGTCAGCGTCATTCTCAACGTGCTTCTCATCCTGTTGTCGCTGATGTTCAGCAGGCAACTGCGCAAGAGACTGAACATGGAGCGCCGCTTGCAGCGACTTGCTTGGTTCGATCCGCTAACGGGTCTGCCAAACCGGACACAGCTTCAAAGAGAAGCTCTGCGGATGTTGACGAACGGCAAACGGAACGGCTCGACGCTCGCGGTCCTCTTCATCGATCTTGACCGTTTCAAACGCGTGAACGACACCCAGGGTCATGCCGTCGGCGATGAGGTCCTGAGCGAAATCGCACGACGCATCAAGAACCAGATCCACACCGGTGACGTAATCGGTCGCCTGGGAGGAGACGAGTTTCTCGGGGTTCTCCAGGAGTGCGACGTGCTAAAAGCCAAACATGTCGCGGAGCGAATTCTGCGAACCGTGTACCAACCCATCCTGATCAATACGAAGCAGGACACCCGCATCACGATCAGCGCCAGCATCGGTATCGCGCTCTCACCGCACGACGGCGAGGAACCCGACATCCTGCTGCGCAACGCCGATCTGGCGATGTACAGGGCCAAGAGCTCGGGACGCAACCAGCTGCGGTTCTATGCCCCCGAGTACGAGCGCGAGGCGAAGGAGCAGCTGGAGCTGGAGATCGCGTTGCAGCGGGCATTGCGAGGCAACGCCCTGAATGTCGTCTACCAGCCCAAGGTCGATGCCACAGGTGTGCTACGTGGTGTCGAGGCGCTGGTGCGGTGGGACAACGATGGACAAGGCAGCATTGCGCCGGATCGCTTCATTGCCATCGCGGAAGAAAGCGGTCTGATCGCGGAGATGGACGCCTGGGTGATGGGCGAAGCCTGCCGGCAACTTGCCGAGTGGCGAGCCGAAGGTCTTGAAATACCCAACATGTCGGTGAACGTCTGCGCCGCAGACTTCAAGCGTCCCGATTACCCGGGCTTCGTCACCGATACGCTGCAGTCTCACGGTCTGCTTGCTGCAGATCTGACGCTCGAAATGACCGAGCGGGTCCTGTTCGATGAATCGGTCGACGACATTCGCAAGACGCTCGATGCCATTCAGGCGATTGGCATCGCACTGTCGATCGACGATTTCGGCACGGGCTACTCAAGCCTGAGCTACCTCCACCGGTTCGCCGTCAAGGAGCTGAAAATCGACAAAAGCTTCGTGCAGGGCATCGGCCGCGACAAGATGGCGGAATCACTGGCGCAAACGCTGATCCATATCGGTGAAATCCTGAAGCTTACCGTTACCGCCGAAGGCGTCGAAACGCATGCCCAGCGCGACTTTCTGGGCGCTCACGGCTGCCATCTGTATCAAGGGTTTCTCTTCTCCCGGCCGCTCGCGCCTCGAGACTTCGCGCGCTGGGTGGGAACGCATCGGCGATGCCCAACGCCTGGCGATGCGGGCACAAGAGCCCCTTATCTGGAGCTGTCCCTGCCTGCAATGTCTGACCCGCACCAGGCGGGTCACCTGTCAGGGTAA
- a CDS encoding outer membrane protein assembly factor BamB family protein — MNASVTTRSFDTARTGAQLHETVLTPAAVRSRGIKQALVLRTPDDPRLEAQPLYLAGAEIAGGTHDTIFQATMGNCVYAWDADTGALLWQTRLGAPINGAQAIDQHLINVHWGILSTPVIDLSTNRLYVCYWASPTGNWADGHHFLASLDIATGRETHPPIDFEGVTFDPGHNLRPIEFRSLERKQRAALALVDGTVLVPFGTIAETDNEARGWLIAVDTRSWKQTAAWCSTARGSGGGIWMSGSGPAVQSDGSIWVVTGNGEFDGIVDFGESVVRLRYMPPPANSAKGKLEVTGWWTPWTDDGRLGKNPGGEAVAALLPKRMPSNFRVGPFLASLGMESMDETWADQDLGASGIVLVEELGIALVSGKDGILYTIRLDHPGSTTQDDLAAAHVAANFAKLAAAPILYTYYDASVNPAPTNPAALNVYAAKRTHHLHGTPIVWKSATHGWMHYCGGENGNLRAWRLKSDKSSSYLACSEAYASPECTKPYGGMPGWGIALSTNGGDEAVVWAMIPYGDANMTITNSRLLAYDAADFGRYADGSGQIVPLWDSQDWNWNLLHPKFNRPVAVDGRVLVPTYGGELLVLTLA; from the coding sequence ATGAATGCCTCCGTTACGACCCGCTCGTTCGACACCGCCCGCACTGGTGCGCAGCTTCACGAGACCGTGCTCACGCCTGCCGCGGTGCGCTCGCGGGGCATCAAGCAGGCGCTCGTGCTGCGCACGCCCGACGATCCGCGGCTGGAAGCACAGCCGCTTTATCTCGCTGGTGCGGAAATCGCAGGCGGCACGCATGACACAATCTTCCAGGCGACGATGGGAAACTGCGTCTACGCGTGGGATGCCGATACGGGTGCGCTGCTCTGGCAGACCCGTCTCGGCGCGCCGATCAACGGTGCTCAAGCGATAGACCAGCACCTGATCAACGTGCACTGGGGCATCCTGTCGACGCCCGTCATCGATCTCTCCACGAATCGTCTTTACGTGTGCTATTGGGCCAGCCCGACTGGAAACTGGGCCGACGGACACCACTTCCTCGCATCGCTTGACATCGCGACCGGCAGAGAGACACATCCCCCAATCGACTTCGAGGGCGTGACTTTCGACCCCGGTCACAACTTGCGTCCGATCGAGTTCAGGTCGCTGGAACGCAAACAACGCGCCGCGCTCGCCCTTGTTGACGGGACGGTGCTGGTGCCCTTCGGCACGATTGCCGAGACTGACAACGAAGCGCGCGGCTGGCTGATCGCGGTCGACACGCGTAGCTGGAAACAGACTGCCGCCTGGTGCTCGACGGCGCGCGGGAGCGGGGGAGGGATCTGGATGAGCGGGTCTGGACCGGCTGTTCAAAGCGACGGATCGATCTGGGTTGTCACCGGCAATGGGGAGTTCGATGGCATCGTCGATTTCGGCGAGAGCGTTGTGCGCCTTCGCTATATGCCGCCGCCTGCAAACAGCGCCAAAGGCAAGCTCGAGGTCACGGGCTGGTGGACACCATGGACGGATGATGGGCGTCTCGGCAAGAACCCGGGCGGTGAAGCCGTCGCCGCGCTCCTGCCGAAGCGCATGCCGTCGAATTTTCGCGTGGGGCCATTTCTGGCAAGCCTCGGGATGGAGAGCATGGACGAGACGTGGGCTGATCAGGATCTGGGCGCCTCCGGCATTGTGCTCGTCGAGGAACTCGGCATTGCACTCGTTTCTGGCAAGGATGGCATTCTCTATACGATCCGCCTCGATCACCCGGGCAGTACAACCCAGGATGATCTCGCAGCGGCTCATGTGGCAGCGAACTTTGCGAAACTGGCCGCGGCGCCCATCCTCTATACCTACTACGATGCGTCGGTTAATCCCGCGCCCACCAATCCCGCCGCGCTCAACGTGTACGCTGCGAAGCGCACACACCATCTGCACGGCACGCCGATCGTCTGGAAGTCAGCCACGCACGGATGGATGCACTATTGCGGGGGCGAGAACGGCAACTTGCGCGCATGGCGACTGAAGTCCGACAAGTCGTCGTCCTACCTTGCATGCAGCGAAGCCTACGCGTCGCCGGAATGCACGAAGCCTTATGGCGGCATGCCGGGATGGGGCATCGCGTTGTCGACGAATGGCGGCGACGAGGCAGTTGTCTGGGCGATGATCCCTTACGGAGACGCCAACATGACCATTACGAATTCGCGCCTGCTTGCCTACGACGCCGCGGACTTCGGACGCTATGCCGATGGCAGCGGTCAGATCGTGCCGTTGTGGGACTCGCAGGACTGGAACTGGAATCTCCTACATCCAAAATTCAACCGACCCGTCGCGGTCGACGGGCGGGTGCTGGTGCCCACATATGGCGGTGAACTGCTCGTTCTGACCCTCGCCTGA
- a CDS encoding alpha-amylase family protein, with the protein MFDLRDLGAKPQQGSIPTRYGSADALRRMVACCHAVGLDVYLDIVLHQLMGENGGPGVFRYLGADRQTLNGRGPMQPGCFRGGTGNRNPIPPFRPEDAVPAPKDDFPFGREKVYQHCEPPGYTTNDAIDFGDWLFRTTDADGMRFDDVKGTWAPFVSRFMRSKAMTSKFAYSEYFDGNPAALDAWATQPPMQSRSLVADFALHWALQAACDRGNVAALDGAGYASRNPFLACTFVDNPDTDTSPGEQIISNKLLAYAFLLTTEGYPFVYGKDYFGNEVWRGAYGLKPWIDNLIWIHENLAFGKTVTRHLDGNVIVLERTAHPGLLTALNFDPTSGHAVFCQTGFGANVNLHEYTGKYPDIHTDAQGRASFTIPPNAHHTGQSYLAFSLPGFGAPFQLRPRQTSQTFFAADDLDIPALRNGASNVARVYAASGGQIRALLKPIGATWVPGASVALELVAQDGSVIARKTVRHGEATKAVVARGGQAGWHTLSASASGIDGPLAYELNVTYDGAQRIEESRP; encoded by the coding sequence GTGTTCGACCTGCGCGATCTCGGTGCGAAGCCCCAGCAGGGAAGCATCCCGACCCGCTATGGAAGCGCAGATGCATTGCGCCGGATGGTCGCGTGCTGTCATGCAGTTGGACTGGATGTGTATCTGGACATCGTCCTCCACCAGCTGATGGGGGAGAACGGTGGCCCCGGTGTGTTCCGTTATCTGGGCGCCGACCGCCAAACATTGAACGGTCGCGGGCCGATGCAGCCGGGGTGCTTTCGTGGCGGGACTGGCAATCGGAATCCCATTCCGCCGTTTCGCCCCGAAGACGCGGTCCCGGCACCGAAGGATGATTTTCCGTTCGGTAGGGAGAAGGTATACCAGCATTGCGAGCCGCCTGGCTATACGACGAATGATGCGATTGACTTCGGGGACTGGCTCTTTCGGACCACGGATGCGGACGGCATGCGCTTTGACGACGTCAAGGGCACCTGGGCGCCGTTCGTGTCGCGCTTCATGCGCTCGAAGGCGATGACATCGAAGTTCGCTTATTCGGAATACTTTGATGGCAACCCCGCGGCGCTTGACGCATGGGCCACGCAGCCGCCGATGCAGTCACGCTCGCTGGTCGCGGATTTCGCGCTGCATTGGGCGCTTCAGGCTGCGTGCGACAGGGGCAACGTCGCGGCCCTTGACGGAGCAGGCTATGCGAGCCGCAATCCGTTCCTTGCCTGCACCTTCGTCGACAACCCGGACACGGATACGTCTCCCGGCGAGCAGATCATCTCAAACAAGCTGCTCGCCTACGCATTCTTGCTCACTACGGAGGGCTACCCGTTCGTCTACGGCAAGGACTATTTCGGTAATGAGGTGTGGCGCGGCGCATATGGTCTCAAGCCCTGGATCGACAACCTGATCTGGATTCACGAAAACCTGGCGTTCGGGAAGACTGTGACCCGCCACCTCGACGGCAATGTGATCGTGCTCGAACGCACCGCCCATCCCGGCCTTCTCACGGCCCTCAATTTCGACCCGACGAGCGGGCACGCGGTCTTCTGCCAAACAGGCTTTGGCGCGAACGTGAATCTGCACGAATACACCGGCAAATACCCGGACATCCATACCGATGCGCAGGGACGCGCGAGCTTCACGATACCGCCCAACGCTCACCATACGGGACAAAGCTATCTGGCGTTTTCGCTGCCGGGATTCGGCGCCCCCTTTCAGCTGCGGCCGCGCCAGACCTCGCAGACGTTCTTCGCTGCTGACGATCTCGACATCCCCGCCTTGAGGAACGGCGCATCGAACGTTGCGCGGGTCTACGCGGCTTCGGGTGGCCAGATACGCGCGCTTCTGAAACCGATCGGGGCAACGTGGGTGCCAGGCGCCTCGGTGGCGCTTGAGCTCGTCGCACAGGACGGCAGTGTGATCGCACGCAAGACTGTTCGCCACGGCGAGGCTACCAAAGCGGTCGTGGCGAGAGGGGGCCAGGCGGGATGGCACACGCTAAGCGCGAGCGCTTCCGGGATTGACGGCCCGCTGGCCTATGAGCTCAACGTCACATATGACGGCGCGCAACGCATTGAGGAGAGTCGCCCATGA
- a CDS encoding S10 family peptidase, producing MSTTAKKEVPPDQPLADTTPYGYGPDDSISEAHEDAAITHHTLNINGKSIAYTARAGHLVTTDTYSSRSGAKLFYVSFTADDATPSTRPVTFFYNGGPGSSSVFLLLGSFGPRRIKTSMPDFTPPAPYTLEDNPDSLLDLTDLVFIDPVGTGYSTAIEPHTNKDFWGVDEDAACIKQFIKRYLTAFNRWNSPKYLFGESYGTPRTCVLTWMLHEDGVDLNGIVLQSSILDYSQASNPIGLLPTFAADAWFHKKVAVSPAPADLPGFMEQVEAFATGSYVEAFNAFPNVAPDVLKQMSDMLGIPPEVLKYWQLNPSMGNGSAFLTSLLLDEGLAVGAYDGRVTGEDTGIAEFISPDSGGNDPTMAAVSGVYTAMWNVYLNDELQYTSISPFMDLNDQAFANWNFSHVDPTGAERGGGGSLYTAGDLAAAMAVNPYLRVFSANGYYDAVTPFFQTLINFQTMPLDSAQIQSNLTAKNYPSGHMVYLDNASRTAMKADLSTFYGNAEAHVEAIKAAIKPEQKAISGAVKYRKRSSRTPY from the coding sequence ATGAGCACAACTGCAAAGAAGGAAGTTCCCCCCGATCAACCCCTTGCCGACACGACCCCTTACGGTTACGGCCCGGACGATTCCATCAGCGAAGCCCATGAAGATGCCGCGATTACTCACCACACACTGAATATCAACGGAAAATCAATCGCCTATACGGCGCGAGCTGGTCACCTTGTCACGACCGATACGTACAGTTCACGCTCAGGCGCAAAGCTATTCTACGTGTCATTCACGGCCGACGATGCGACGCCATCGACCCGACCGGTGACATTTTTCTATAACGGCGGCCCTGGTTCGTCGTCGGTTTTTCTGCTGTTGGGTTCTTTCGGACCGAGGCGGATCAAAACGAGTATGCCGGACTTCACGCCACCGGCGCCTTATACGCTCGAAGACAACCCGGACAGTCTGCTTGATCTCACTGACCTGGTGTTTATCGATCCGGTTGGCACGGGCTACTCGACGGCGATCGAGCCTCATACCAACAAGGATTTCTGGGGCGTGGATGAAGACGCAGCCTGTATCAAGCAGTTCATCAAGCGTTATCTGACCGCCTTTAACCGGTGGAATTCTCCGAAATATCTGTTTGGAGAATCATATGGAACACCGCGTACCTGTGTGCTCACCTGGATGCTACACGAGGATGGCGTTGATCTGAACGGTATTGTCCTGCAATCGTCGATTCTCGATTACTCGCAGGCGAGCAACCCGATCGGGCTCCTGCCGACCTTTGCAGCCGATGCCTGGTTCCACAAGAAAGTCGCCGTGTCGCCCGCTCCAGCGGATCTGCCCGGCTTCATGGAGCAGGTGGAGGCATTTGCGACGGGGTCCTATGTTGAGGCGTTCAACGCCTTCCCCAATGTCGCACCGGACGTCCTCAAACAGATGAGTGACATGCTCGGCATTCCGCCCGAGGTCCTGAAGTACTGGCAGCTCAATCCGTCAATGGGAAATGGCTCGGCGTTCCTGACGAGTCTGCTGCTGGACGAAGGGTTGGCTGTCGGCGCATATGACGGCCGCGTGACGGGCGAAGACACTGGCATTGCCGAGTTTATTTCACCCGACTCCGGCGGCAACGACCCCACGATGGCAGCCGTGAGCGGCGTCTACACAGCAATGTGGAACGTATACCTCAACGACGAGTTGCAATACACATCCATTTCGCCTTTCATGGACCTGAATGACCAGGCTTTCGCAAACTGGAACTTCAGCCACGTCGATCCTACGGGCGCGGAAAGGGGCGGTGGCGGGAGTCTCTATACCGCCGGAGATCTGGCCGCTGCGATGGCCGTCAATCCTTACCTGAGGGTGTTTTCCGCAAACGGTTATTACGATGCGGTGACACCGTTTTTCCAGACCCTGATCAATTTCCAGACGATGCCGCTCGATAGCGCGCAGATCCAGAGCAATCTGACTGCAAAAAATTATCCATCGGGCCATATGGTCTATCTCGATAATGCGTCGCGCACGGCGATGAAGGCGGATCTCTCGACCTTTTACGGAAATGCGGAAGCGCATGTTGAGGCGATCAAGGCAGCAATCAAACCTGAGCAGAAGGCCATATCTGGCGCCGTCAAATATCGCAAACGTTCGAGCCGCACGCCGTACTGA
- a CDS encoding phosphorylase family protein, producing the protein MNSSFDVDDVILNFDPASPHARFQATTMAEPSEALPRPIPWPEGTAPTPAPLHASPDEADDLTRFHGYDAVVVTWTAAEATALATLFTPEFPTSAWYEYRHDVESYIPLVTGVKAPFNSNGAEMARYRHSLGLYFPCKIGDARVLLFKSGLHLDYDGPATPVRRLMEEIAQAIKPRLFITTGTAGAIGSDVRLGDVVIAAKARFDCRSQFSREQWANSSYQAAVLPEGALAAITPALTSVNAAPIVGARSSPQVFATSFTTVVTTDFFAFDDSTNHYELNGLGLACEMGDAMVAYALQSMPDIRWYSIRNASDPQIPNPTNQIEQAKHVAASIYMKYGALTTAASAIATWAVIHAGANR; encoded by the coding sequence ATGAACTCCAGCTTCGACGTCGATGACGTCATCCTTAATTTTGACCCGGCGTCGCCGCACGCACGTTTTCAGGCCACGACAATGGCTGAACCGTCCGAAGCGCTACCGCGTCCGATTCCATGGCCCGAGGGAACCGCACCAACGCCGGCGCCTCTTCACGCCTCCCCTGATGAAGCCGACGACTTGACACGCTTTCATGGTTATGATGCCGTCGTGGTCACGTGGACGGCCGCTGAAGCAACTGCACTTGCGACGCTTTTCACCCCGGAGTTCCCGACATCTGCATGGTACGAGTACCGGCATGACGTCGAGTCGTACATTCCACTCGTTACCGGCGTAAAAGCTCCGTTCAACAGCAATGGAGCTGAAATGGCCCGCTATCGTCACAGCCTTGGATTGTATTTTCCTTGTAAGATCGGCGACGCTCGTGTATTGCTTTTCAAGTCAGGGCTTCACCTCGACTACGACGGACCGGCAACGCCGGTGAGACGCCTAATGGAGGAGATCGCCCAGGCAATCAAGCCGAGACTCTTCATCACAACGGGGACGGCCGGCGCAATCGGAAGCGACGTGCGGCTTGGCGATGTCGTTATCGCTGCAAAGGCTCGGTTCGATTGCAGATCGCAGTTTTCGCGGGAACAATGGGCCAATAGCAGCTATCAGGCTGCAGTCCTGCCCGAGGGAGCACTTGCGGCAATCACGCCCGCGCTCACGTCCGTCAACGCGGCCCCCATCGTAGGTGCGAGGAGTTCGCCGCAGGTTTTTGCGACCTCTTTTACGACCGTCGTCACCACTGACTTCTTTGCTTTCGACGACTCGACAAACCACTACGAACTAAATGGGCTCGGCCTAGCCTGCGAGATGGGCGATGCCATGGTCGCCTATGCTCTCCAGTCGATGCCAGACATTCGCTGGTATTCGATACGCAACGCTTCCGATCCGCAGATCCCGAATCCGACGAATCAGATCGAACAGGCAAAGCACGTGGCTGCGTCCATCTATATGAAATATGGTGCGCTCACAACCGCTGCCAGCGCGATAGCGACGTGGGCTGTCATTCACGCCGGTGCAAATCGATAG